A genome region from Manis javanica isolate MJ-LG chromosome 3, MJ_LKY, whole genome shotgun sequence includes the following:
- the LOC140848427 gene encoding endogenous retrovirus group K member 7 Env polyprotein-like, translating to MIMTHNNENYTCSAKSGPESPNSLFPPSPVCVYPPFLFILSNSSFDSCSNETCFLSQCWDARNFTNALVVRIPRWVPVPVDAPNTMTLFRERRDFGVTAAIVLLISATAVAATAAGIALDTSIKSATELNNLAASVASALDQQSTLDGKLKGGIMILNQRIDLVEEQIEVLWQMAQLGCERKYRALCITSIQYKNFTRAANLSRDLSQYFSGNWSQDFNGTLEELRREIIHINSTRLDISVAEGLSSWFLRALSHVKEWAGMAGMGVFLLGGLMLLLRLLCRLRNQHKQDKVILAQALMAIDVGASPQVWLNMLKKEAQL from the coding sequence atgatcatgacccataacaacgagaactacacgtgttcagcaaaatcaggtccagagtcacctaattccctttttccaccttctccagtatgcgtataccccccatttctgtttatcttatccaatagtagctttgactcctgctccaatgaaacctgctttctgtctcagtgttgggatgcgcgtaactttaccaatgctttggtagtccgcatcccccgttgggtccctgttcccgtagacgcccctaacaccatgactctgtttcgagaaaggcgcgatttcggcgttacagccgccatagtgctcctgatctccgcgaccgcggttgcagccaccgccgctggtatagctttagacacctccatcaaatcagctacagagctcaataaccttgcagcctcagtagcttctgccctggaccaacagtccacacttgatggcaaactgaaaggaggaataatgatcctcaatcaacgcatagatctcgtagAGGAACAAATAgaagtgctctggcaaatggcccaattgggatgtgagcggaaatatcgtgccctctgcatcactagcattcaatataaaaattttacacgggcagctaatctgtcacgagacctgtcccagtatttttcaggaaactggtcccaagacttcaatgggacactagaagagctgcggcgagaaattatccacatcaactccacccgtctagatatctccgtagcggaaggactctcttcctggttcctcagagctctctcccacgtcaaggagtgggcgggcatggctgggatgggcgtgttcctgcttggaggtctcatgctcttactccggttgttatgcagactccgcaaccaacataagcaggacaaggtgatccttgctcaagccctaatggcgatagacgttggcgcctctccccaagtgtggctcaacatgcttaagaaggaagctcagctttag